The following proteins are co-located in the Argopecten irradians isolate NY chromosome 9, Ai_NY, whole genome shotgun sequence genome:
- the LOC138330528 gene encoding neuronal acetylcholine receptor subunit alpha-7-like produces the protein MAAAQLGLCVLLLHVMRTPVRGESGSMDDWIRLTNTLLSNYTREIFPLYNFSDTLNIDISMFLMSIIDFDELSGVITLSAGIILTWPDFRLKWTPNDYGGIQKIRINSLKVWVPKVYVINAADDFRQFGADEYDLDITNTGNCEYVPGKLLKATCTVDMSKFPIDTQICSIQIMLWRSPSNVKLTISKSHILMTWYAPNGEWSVDKTDVSFFMGYGTPSTTLDFTVHMSRRYQYFIVSMTIPIMLLCFLNPFVFLLPASSGERISYTITMFLSLTVYMTLINDILPKVSENMAGMTYFLLAVMFYSGIMVLLTIFTLRCDSIEDVREFPMWLRQFAGHFCKVRKNQIFNHARPSEGFVANEQGEPEVDKADVEDPKCLRVQHKDTMRIIDRSLFGFSILSIFIIVTWFLSAYHS, from the coding sequence ATGGCGGCTGCACAACTTGGACTGTGTGTTCTACTTTTACACGTGATGAGGACGCCTGTCAGGGGGGAGAGTGGTTCCATGGATGACTGGATACGTCTGACTAATACACTTCTATCCAACTATACAAGGGAAATCTTCCCCCTCTACAACTTCAGTGATACACTAAACATTGATATATCGATGTTTCTCATGTCCATTATCGATTTCGATGAACTTTCTGGCGTTATTACATTAAGTGCGGGCATTATACTTACATGGCCGGATTTTCGCTTAAAATGGACGCCAAACGATTATGGTGGTATCCAGAAAATAAGGATTAATTCACTAAAAGTTTGGGTACCAAAAGTTTACGTCATCAACGCTGCGGATGACTTTCGGCAGTTTGGTGCGGATGagtatgaccttgacattaccAATACTGGTAACTGTGAGTATGTTCCCGGGAAACTCTTAAAGGCCACGTGCACAGTTGACATGTCAAAATTTCCCATTGATACACAGATTTGCAGCATCCAAATAATGCTATGGCGATCTCCGTCCAATGTGAAACTGACCATCAGTAAATCGCATATTTTGATGACGTGGTACGCACCTAACGGTGAGTGGAGTGTAGACAAAACCGATGTTTCATTCTTCATGGGCTATGGTACACCATCGACGACTCTGGACTTCACTGTTCATATGTCTCGACGATACCAGTATTTCATTGTATCTATGACGATCCCCATcatgttgttgtgtttcctCAATCCTTTCGTGTTCCTGCTGCCTGCCTCCTCAGGCGAACGAATCTCTTATACAATAACCATGTTTCTGTCGCTGACAGTGTATATGACACTCATCAATGACATCCTTCCGAAAGTGTCTGAAAACATGGCGGGGATGACCTACTTTTTATTGGCAGTCATGTTCTACAGTGGAATCATGGTCCTGCTCACCATCTTCACACTTCGATGTgacagtatcgaggatgttcgTGAATTCCCAATGTGGCTTCGGCAGTTTGCTGGTCACTTCTGCAAAGTcagaaaaaatcaaattttcaatCATGCAAGACCGTCTGAAGGGTTTGTGGCTAATGAGCAAGGAGAACCGGAAGTTGACAAAGCGGATGTTGAAGATCCGAAATGCCTTCGTGTTCAACACAAAGACACAATGCGCATCATTGACAGGTCTCTGTTTGGTTTCTCCATTCTGTCTATTTTTATCATCGTCACGTGGTTTCTATCCGCATACCACTCTTAA